The following proteins are co-located in the Vidua macroura isolate BioBank_ID:100142 chromosome 1, ASM2450914v1, whole genome shotgun sequence genome:
- the LOC128810635 gene encoding carbonic anhydrase 3-like isoform X1 yields the protein MAQSVWGYDSDNGPERWHENYPLAKGDKQSPIEINSKDVQHDSSLASWHASYDPGAAKTILNNGRTCRVVFDDTFDRSVLRGGPLSGAYRLRQLHLHWGSCDQHGSEHVIDGVKYAAELHMVHWNPKHGNFAGALKQPDGVAVVGIFLKVGKTPKPEMKRILEEIENIKTKGKEAPFQHFDPSILFPKSRDYWTYHGSFTTPPCEECITWILLREPIEVSSDQMAKLRSLSKNAENEPVSPLVDNWRPPQPLKGRIVRASFK from the exons ATGGCCCAGTCCGTGTGGGGCTACGACAGCGACAACG GACCCGAGCGCTGGCACGAAAACTACCCCCTGGCCAAGGGCGACAAGCAGTCGCCCATTGAGATCAACAGCAAGGACGTGCAGCACGACTCCTCTCTCGCCTCCTGGCACGCCAGCTATGACCCCGGGGCAGCGAAAACCATCCTGAACAACGGGCGCACCTGCCGCGTCGTCTTCGACGACACTTTTGATCGATCAG TGCTGAGGGGGGGCCCGCTGAGCGGCGCCTACCGCCTGCGGCAGCTGCACCTGCACTGGGGCTCCTGCGACCAGCACGGCTCCGAGCATGTCATCGACGGCGTCAAGTATGCGGCAGAG TTACATATGGTGCACTGGAATCCAAAACACGGTAATTTTGCTGGAGCTTTAAAACAACCTGATGGTGTAGCTGTTGTGGGCATTTTTCTCAAA GTTGGAAAAACTCCCAAACCAGAGATGAAGAGAATTCttgaagaaattgaaaatattaagaCCAAG GGGAAGGAGGCTCCTTTTCAGCACTTTGATCCTTCAATTCTTTTCCCCAAATCTCGTGACTACTGGACTTACCACGGTTCTTTCACCACACCCCCCTGTGAGGAGTGCATCACTTGGATTCTCCTGCGGGAGCCGATTGAAGTCAGCTCAGACCAG atgGCAAAGCTCCGTAGCCTTTCCAAGAATGCTGAGAATGAACCCGTGAGCCCTCTTGTTGACAACTGGCGCCCACCGCAGCCCCTGAAGGGCAGGATAGTGAGAGCCTCATTCAAGTAA
- the LOC128810635 gene encoding carbonic anhydrase 3-like isoform X2 has protein sequence MAQSVWGYDSDNGPERWHENYPLAKGDKQSPIEINSKDVQHDSSLASWHASYDPGAAKTILNNGRTCRVVFDDTFDRSVLRGGPLSGAYRLRQLHLHWGSCDQHGSEHVIDGVKYAAELHMVHWNPKHGNFAGALKQPDGVAVVGIFLKVSGKYSVFRILEEIENIKTKGKEAPFQHFDPSILFPKSRDYWTYHGSFTTPPCEECITWILLREPIEVSSDQMAKLRSLSKNAENEPVSPLVDNWRPPQPLKGRIVRASFK, from the exons ATGGCCCAGTCCGTGTGGGGCTACGACAGCGACAACG GACCCGAGCGCTGGCACGAAAACTACCCCCTGGCCAAGGGCGACAAGCAGTCGCCCATTGAGATCAACAGCAAGGACGTGCAGCACGACTCCTCTCTCGCCTCCTGGCACGCCAGCTATGACCCCGGGGCAGCGAAAACCATCCTGAACAACGGGCGCACCTGCCGCGTCGTCTTCGACGACACTTTTGATCGATCAG TGCTGAGGGGGGGCCCGCTGAGCGGCGCCTACCGCCTGCGGCAGCTGCACCTGCACTGGGGCTCCTGCGACCAGCACGGCTCCGAGCATGTCATCGACGGCGTCAAGTATGCGGCAGAG TTACATATGGTGCACTGGAATCCAAAACACGGTAATTTTGCTGGAGCTTTAAAACAACCTGATGGTGTAGCTGTTGTGGGCATTTTTCTCAAAGTAAGTGGCAAATATTCAGTCTTT AGAATTCttgaagaaattgaaaatattaagaCCAAG GGGAAGGAGGCTCCTTTTCAGCACTTTGATCCTTCAATTCTTTTCCCCAAATCTCGTGACTACTGGACTTACCACGGTTCTTTCACCACACCCCCCTGTGAGGAGTGCATCACTTGGATTCTCCTGCGGGAGCCGATTGAAGTCAGCTCAGACCAG atgGCAAAGCTCCGTAGCCTTTCCAAGAATGCTGAGAATGAACCCGTGAGCCCTCTTGTTGACAACTGGCGCCCACCGCAGCCCCTGAAGGGCAGGATAGTGAGAGCCTCATTCAAGTAA